A genomic segment from Aspergillus chevalieri M1 DNA, chromosome 7, nearly complete sequence encodes:
- the CIN8 gene encoding putative kinesin family protein (BimC) (COG:Z;~EggNog:ENOG410PFMI;~InterPro:IPR019821,IPR036961,IPR027417,IPR001752, IPR025901;~PFAM:PF16796,PF00225;~go_function: GO:0003777 - microtubule motor activity [Evidence IEA];~go_function: GO:0005524 - ATP binding [Evidence IEA];~go_function: GO:0008017 - microtubule binding [Evidence IEA];~go_process: GO:0007018 - microtubule-based movement [Evidence IEA]), which produces MAGPQRPASGLPTRRSALRPPTKRTTSTATDKSSSSASLTRPSSNARALKSPSEPSSVVSKRKERDFEREINEDTSIRVVVRCRGRSEREVQENSGVVVSTEGVKGKSVDLSMGPNAVSNKTYTFDKVFSPAADQTIVYDDVVLPIVNEMLAGYNCTIFAYGQTGTGKTYTMSGDMTDTLGILSDNAGIIPRVLYSLFNQLKDTDSTVKCSFIELYNEDLRDLLSSEDNSKLKIYENEKKGQNGSTMVQGMEETYIDSAHAGIKLLQLGSHKRQVAATKCNDLSSRSHTVFTITVCTKRTTESGEEYVSPGKLNLVDLAGSENIQRSGAENKRAAEAGLINKSLLTLGRVINALVDKGGHIPYRESKLTRLLQDSLGGRTKTCIIATVSTAKTNLEETISTLDYAFRAKNIRNKPQINSMMSKKTLLREFTFEIEKLKGELIATRHRNGVYMTPDAYEEMTMENESRRIVNEEQRAKIETMESSLRHKVQELFTLTSNFNNLKKDNEETQAALNNTNDVLEKTEIVLNDTKAILEEEEMLRKAHQDTEEQLKNVGTGLMSTLGSTVRDVEGLHAKIQRKTDLAALNQQSWKTSSGEVSDVTKQIDSRVGAFQDQHSTLVEAISNRISQFVETELKNVQSSQSQLEAFSSSFDKAEVEATAQTAGAHDEMNEVLEEIKVLREEVKGRVGEGLNGLSAAAARISKEVLGEFADFHAQLYESYSTLGKDMKSMFDGVVNHLHEQKTEISQLRSQLQQANRETIEANRKASSQLAQSMEEENATAEAERDQLLSQIKALMDESRQRQYGRMKSKFDGVRADISSSGDALEQATTQHDRHVDEWVFKTEQFAKDVTASRDEVKTKMQNDWEAFDHRNASIQKVTESVHEETIRIVDAQMNDMGKQMGALDDFVAKARSQNGRFHEAHLDSLTNMASNVRQSYSTVQNQVGGFGERVGQLQNDTAQDKDSLLEAAAPLTDEVRNPLSELRMNIQARSLKEYVATGITPQKRPYEYPTSLPQTESHEALIARLRNSKQLKDLPFGGEDKVTPLNSSSPTASPSKGFVYNDAEDGVETEPPAPTSAPITTTPSNTGLREVDANIVARAADEATLGLFSSVKLSNSEGEHHRPESSDEPPSKRHCSDAVVADSKLPHKAPNRKMAVVMEGRENVAPSPATRASRRLRGRPSMTG; this is translated from the exons ATGGCTGGCCCCCAACGGCCTGCCTCTGGTCTGCCCACGAGACGGAGCGCGCTACGACCACCTACCAAACGAACAACCTCAACCGCTACCGATAAATCGtcctcttctgcttctttgaCTAGACCGTCTAGTAATGCGCGCGCGCTGAAGTCGCCGAGTGAACCGTCCAGCGTCGTGAGCAAGAGAAAGGAGAGAGATTTCGAGCGGGAAATCAACGAGGACACTAGTATCCGTGTTGTCGTGCGATGTCGTGGTCGGAGTGAACGCGAAGTCCAAGAGAACAGTGGTGTGGTGGTCTCGACAGAAGGCGTTAAAGGGAAGTCAGTAGATCTGTCAATGGGACCGAACGCGGTGTCGAATAAGACGTACACGTTCGACAAGGTCTTCTCTCCGGCTGCTGATCAGACAATTGTTTATGATGATGTCGTCCTTCCAATCGTCAACGAG ATGCTTGCGGGTTACAACTGCACCATCTTTGCATACGGCCAAACCGGAACGGGAAAGACATATACAATGTCCGGTGACATGACAGACACATTGGGCATTTTATCTGACAATGCTGGCATTATTCCACGCGTTCTGTACTCATTGTTTAACCAATTGAAGGACACAGATAGCACCGTAAAGTGTTCATTCATCGAATTATACAATGAAGACCTGCGCGACCTACTATCGTCCGAAGACAACTCGAAGTTGAAGATTTACGAGAACGAGAAGAAGGGTCAAAATGGGAGTACCATGGTTCAGGGAATGGAAGAGACCTACATTGATTCAGCGCATGCCGGTATCAAGCTGCTCCAGCTTGGTAGCCACAAGCGCCAGGTTGCTGCGACCAAGTGTAACGACCTGAGTTCGCGCAGTCATACCGTTTTTACAATAACAGTGTGCACCAAGCGAACGACAGAATCGGGCGAGGAATATGTTAGCCCTGGAAAATTAAACCTAGTCGACTTGGCTGGAAGTGAGAACATCCAACGCAGTGGTGCTGAGAACAAACGTGCAGCGGAGGCTGGGTTGATTAACAAGAGCTTGCTCACACTGGGCAGAGTAATCAATGCGCTTGTGGACAAGGGTGGCCATATTCCCTATAGAGAATCGAAACTCACGCGTCTGCTGCAAGACTCTTTGGGAGGGCGAACGAAGACTTGCATTATCGCCACGGTCTCAACGGCGAAAACGAATCTTGAGGAAACGATATCGACCCTGGATTACGCCTTCCGAGCCAAGAATATTCGCAACAAACCGCAGATCAACTCCATGATGTCCAAGAAGACTCTTCTACGAGAGTTCACTTTCGAGattgagaagctcaaggGAGAGCTTATCGCCACAAGACATCGAAATGGCGTTTACATGACCCCCGATGCGTATGAGGAGATGACTATGGAGAACGAGTCTAGAAGGATAGTCAACGAGGAACAGCGAGCCAAGATTGAAACTATGGAATCGAGTTTGCGCCATAAAGTCCAGGAGCTCTTTACGTTGACCAGTAACTTCAACAACCTGAAGAAGGATAATGAGGAGACGCAGGCCGCCCTCAACAATACCAACGATGTCCTGGAGAAGACGGAAATAGTTCTCAATGACACTAAAGCGATccttgaagaagaggaaatgcTCCGAAAAGCTCACCAAGATACCGAGGAACAGCTGAAAAATGTTGGAACCGGACTAATGTCGACACTAGGAAGCACTGTTAGGGACGTGGAGGGCTTGCATGCAAAAATTCAGCGCAAGACCGACTTGGCAGCACTCAACCAACAATCCTGGAAAACGTCTAGCGGCGAAGTTTCCGATGTTACAAAGCAAATCGACTCTCGGGTGGGAGCTTTCCAGGATCAACATTCGACGCTCGTGGAGGCCATCTCGAACCGGATCAGCCAATTTGTCGAAACTGAATTGAAAAATGTGCAGTCGAGCCAGTCGCAGCTTGAAGCCTTCAGCTCATCGTTCGACAAAGCAGAGGTAGAGGCTACAGCCCAGACCGCCGGCGCACACGACGAAATGAACGAGGTACTCGAGGAAATCAAGGTTTTACGTGAAGAAGTCAAGGGTCGAGTCGGTGAAGGGCTGAATGGCCTGTCGGCTGCAGCTGCTCGTATTTCCAAGGAGGTTCTTGGCGAGTTTGCTGACTTCCATGCTCAG CTCTATGAATCGTACAGCACCCTTGGCAAGGATATGAAGTCCATGTTTGACGGTGTCGTGAACCATCTTCATGAACAAAAGACTGAAATCAGTCAGCTGCGATCGCAACTTCAGCAGGCCAATCGGGAGACCATCGAGGCCAACCGCAAGGCTTCGTCTCAATTGGCACAATCtatggaagaagagaatgcAACTGCTGAAGCGGAGCGGGACCAGTTGTTGTCCCAGATTAAGGCCCTGATGGATGAATCACGACAAAGACAATACGGCCGCATGAAGAGCAAGTTTGACGGCGTGAGAGCAGATATCTCGTCCTCTGGCGATGCGCTGGAGCAAGCGACAACCCAGCATGACCGCCATGTTGATGAGTGGGTGTTCAAGACGGAGCAATTCGCAAAGGACGTCACCGCATCTCGGGACGAGGTCAAGACGAAGATGCAGAACGACTGGGAG GCATTTGACCATCGCAACGCATCTATCCAAAAGGTCACTGAGTCCGTGCATGAGGAAACTATCCGTATTGTCGACGCCCAGATGAACGACATGGGCAAACAGATGGGCGCATTAGATGATTTCGTGGCCAAGGCACGATCGCAGAATGGCCGCTTTCATGAAGCACATCTGGACAGCTTGACCAACATGGCGTCCAACGTCCGTCAATCGTATTCGACCGTCCAAAATCAAGTGGGAGGATTCGGTGAACGGGTTGGTCAGCTACAGAACGACACTGCTCAGGACAAAGACAGTCTCTTGGAAGCCGCTGCACCTCTGACAGACGAGGTCCGGAACCCCCTGTCGGAGCTGCGCATGAACATCCAAGCTCGCTCACTGAAGGAATACGTCGCTACCGGGATCACTCCACAAAAGCGCCCTTACGAGTACCCAACATCCCTGCCCCAAACCGAATCCCACGAGGCCCTCATCGCAAGACTCCGGAACTCAAAGCAGCTCAAAGACCTCCCATTCGGCGGTGAAGACAAAGTCACCCCCCTAAACAGCTCTTCACCCACAGCCTCACCATCCAAAGGCTTCGTATACAATGACGCTGAGGATGGGGTAGAAACAGAGCCACCTGCCCCCACTTCCGCCCCTATCACCACTACTCCTTCCAACACAGGACTTAGGGAAGTCGATGCAAACATCGTCGCCAGAGCTGCCGATGAAGCCACCCTCGGCCTTTTCTCATCGGTAAAACTTTCAAATTCGGAGGGTGAGCATCATCGCCCCGAGTCGTCGGACGAACCGCCGTCTAAACGACACTGCTCTGACGCTGTGGTCGCGGATAGCAAACTTCCGCATAAGGCACCTAATAGGAAGATGGCGGTGGTGATGGAGGGTAGGGAGAATGTAGCTCCGTCTCCTGCGACGCGGGCTTCGCGAAGACTAAGGGGTCGTCCTTCTATGACTGGTTAG
- a CDS encoding uncharacterized protein (COG:S;~EggNog:ENOG410PSK5), whose product MSLPKHYTNAATPSLSSSPRQFVRDPSRSPASRPQTIDRPPTTQPPEHDQQTYLDQIENLQYENDGIADIPTGHRQPFQPFFTLVEDANTGEYHHPTVHYIFSDDDTDILTEAAVRSLESEQDSSTGGKRPTSSRQGESGEDGSRYNEEDELSGLRKDTLLPPPIPGVRDSYIILDVEPTARTDTNPNNAGGTNSISTSPATNPAAIPQQRNQQPQQQTPQFTVTSAQSLTPAWQVLNTELVPAPTFENNTSGEKPLNGGLMLKIHGTPGLSPSTALKEKDKERGSQRLEDMMDQFAKRMSELRQVIEAGEHMHHESDMEQQQRDGAGEQDHVGDQQSADNDNNTTAGTTEQEPPGNLEPRSDAPGEARCVNTTRSTGETR is encoded by the coding sequence ATGTCACTTCCAAAGCATTACACCAACGCTGCAACTCCCTCCCTATCCTCATCTCCCAGGCAATTCGTCCGCGACCCTTCGAGATCACCAGCTTCCCGCCCTCAGACCATCGACCGACCTCCCACGACACAACCACCGGAACACGACCAGCAAACCTATCTAGATCAAATAGAGAACCTTCAATACGAGAATGATGGCATCGCAGATATTCCAACCGGCCACCGCCAACCCTTCCAACCATTCTTCACCTTGGTCGAGGACGCAAACACGGGGGAATACCATCATCCAACAGTCCACTACATCTTCTCCGATGACGACACGGATATCTTGACCGAGGCTGCTGTACGGTCACTAGAGTCAGAGCAGGATAGTTCTACCGGCGGAAAAAGACCAACCTCGTCACGGCAAGGCGAAAGCGGCGAAGACGGATCACGCTACAATGAAGAGGATGAGCTATCGGGTCTGAGAAAGGACACTCTTTTACCACCTCCCATCCCCGGGGTGCGGGATAGCTATATCATTCTTGATGTAGAACCGACTGCCAGGACAGACACGAATCCGAATAACGCTGGCGGCACCAATTCCATCTCAACCTCGCCTGCAACGAACCCGGCAGCCATTCCACAGCAGCGGAACCAGCAACCGCAGCAACAAACTCCCCAGTTCACGGTCACCTCAGCCCAAAGCCTTACCCCCGCATGGCAAGTCCTCAACACCGAGCTAGTCCCGGCCCCAACATTTGAGAACAACACGTCAGGCGAAAAACCGCTCAACGGAGGACTGATGCTCAAAATCCATGGCACGCCCGGGCTATCACCGAGTACGGCTTTGAAAGAGAAGGATAAAGAACGGGGAAGTCAGCGACTGGAAGACATGATGGACCAGTTTGCGAAGCGGATGAGTGAGCTTAGGCAGGTGATAGAAGCTGGGGAACATATGCATCACGAATCGGATatggaacagcagcaaagaGATGGAGCGGGAGAACAGGATCATGTTGGAGATCAACAGAGTGCggataatgataataatacTACGGCAGGAACGACAGAGCAGGAGCCGCCAGGGAATCTTGAGCCCCGATCCGATGCACCTGGTGAAGCTCGATGCGTGAATACAACACGCAGCACGGGAGAAACaaggtag
- a CDS encoding uncharacterized protein (COG:Q;~EggNog:ENOG410PM6N;~InterPro:IPR001128,IPR002403,IPR017972,IPR036396;~go_function: GO:0004497 - monooxygenase activity [Evidence IEA];~go_function: GO:0005506 - iron ion binding [Evidence IEA];~go_function: GO:0016705 - oxidoreductase activity, acting on paired donors, with incorporation or reduction of molecular oxygen [Evidence IEA];~go_function: GO:0020037 - heme binding [Evidence IEA];~go_process: GO:0055114 - oxidation-reduction process [Evidence IEA]): MRDIVLPNGMTISRGTNIAVDSPMMWDPTVYLNHSAYDGYRFLRLRQSGNAGAALASISPEHIAFGIGKPICVGRLFASNEVKIALAKIMLTYDVRILDSVKPKVVEMGLRC; the protein is encoded by the coding sequence ATGCGAGATATCGTCctcccaaatggcatgactaTTTCCCGCGGAACCAACATTGCTGTTGATTCGCCCATGATGTGGGATCCCACTGTTTATCTTAACCATTCCGCCTACGACGGCTACCGTTTTCTTCGTCTACGCCAATCCGGCAATGCTGGGGCAGCACTCGCTTCCATCAGTCCGGAGCATATCGCTTTCGGGATTGGGAAGCCAATCTGCGTGGGGAGGCTCTTTGCTAGTAACGAAGTCAAGATCGCTCTGGCCAAGATTATGTTGACTTATGATGTCAGAATTCTAGATAGTGTCAAGCCAAAGGTTGTGGAGATGGGGTTGAGATGTTGA
- a CDS encoding uncharacterized protein (COG:Q;~EggNog:ENOG410PM6N), whose protein sequence is MKGQSIVTDPKKILDATKKKSNQDSQCELFHEHLTEALREIWTDFDDWHTVDWPQHGIRFIGRISASVFVGLRLAYDAEWQGLILTST, encoded by the exons ATGAAAGGACAGAGTATCGTCACTGATCCCAAGAAAATCCTCGATGCAACCAAGAAGAAATCGAACCAGGATAGTC AGTGTGAATTGTTTCATGAACACCTTACAGAGGCCCTGAGAGAAATTTGGACAGATTTTGATG ATTGGCACACTGTTGATTGGCCTCAACACGGAATTCGCTTCATTGGACGGATATCAGCATCCGTCTTTGTCGGCCTTCGACTAGCTTATGATGCTGAATGGCAGGGGCTGATTCTCACGTCTACTTGA